The Magnetospirillum sp. WYHS-4 nucleotide sequence CCCATGGACGCCCCTTCTCTGGAAGTCTTCCAGGATCGCTCACATCATATGCTACGGACACAAGATTCGTTCCCGCTCTTGATTTCCAGGGCTTCCTTGACTAGCTTGTTCGCAGTGTGTCTCGATTCGTGGGCGTGTCATGACCCGAATGGGTGATTTCAGGACGGGGACCAAGGCGACCGCGTCAGCGGTGCGCCCGCACGCCCAGGCCGCTCGAAGCGGCATTCCCGGGGTCCTGCGACTTAGGTGCCCCTGAGCGCCGCTTGCGCGCCCCTCCGGTTTGGGCGCGGCGGACGTTCAGGGGATGCGAGCCGCTATTCGCGGCTCCGCGAACCTAAACGCAGATCATCAGGACCCGAAGGAACAGACCCATGACGACCGCCAAGGACCCCAACCGCATCATCATCTTCGACACCACCCTGCGCGACGGCGAGCAGTCGCCGGGCGCCTCCATGAACCTGGACGAGAAGGTCGCCATCGCCGAGGTGCTGGAATCCATGGGCGTGGACGTGATCGAAGCCGGCTTCCCCATCGCCTCGGAAGGAGATTTCGAGGCCGTCCATGCCATTGCCTCGCGCATCCGGAAGTCCACCGTCTGCGGCTTGGCCCGCGCCACCAAGGGCGACATCGAACGCTGTGCCGATGCCATCCGGCCCGCGCCGCGCGGGCGCATCCATACCTTCATTTCCACCAGCCCCCTGCACATGAAGTACAAGCTGCAGATGGAGCCGGACAAGGTTTACGAGCGCATCATCGAAAGCGTCACCCTGGCCCGCCAGTTCACCGACGACGTGGAATGGTCGGCGGAAGACGGCTCGCGCACCGACCACGACTTCCTGTGCCGCTGCGTCGAGGCCGCCATCCGCTCCGGCGCCCGCACCATCAACATTCCCGACACCGTGGGCTATGCCATCCCCGACGAGTTCGGCGCCTTGATCCGTATGCTGTTCGACCGGGTGCCCAACATCGACCAGGCGACCATCTCGGTCCATTGCCACAACGACCTGGGCTTGGCGGTCGCCAATTCCCTGGCCGCCGTGTCCAATGGTGCCCGCCAGGTGGAATGCACCATCAACGGACTGGGTGAGCGGGCCGGCAACGCGGCCATGGAAGAAATCATCATGGCCCTGCGCACCCGCCACGACCGGATGCCTTTCGTGCATGGCGTCGACACCACCCAGATCATGCGGGCCTCCAAGCTGGTGTCCAACGTCACCGGCTTCCCGGTACAGCCGAACAAGGCCATAGTCGGCGCCAACGCCTTCGCCCACGAGTCCGGCATCCACCAGGACGGCATGCTGAAGCATGCCCAGACCTACGAAATCATGACCCCCGAGTCGGTGGGCCTGAACAAGTCGACCCTGGTGCTGGGCAAGCATTCCGGCCGTGCCGCCTTCAAGGATAAGCTGAAGATCCTGGGCTACGAACTGGGCGACAACGCCCTGGAGGATGCGTTCAAGCGCTTCAAGGACCTGGCCGACAAGAAGAAGGAAGTCTTCGACGAGGACATCGTGGCCCTGGTCGACGATACCGTGTCGCGCATGTACGACCGCCTGCGGTTGATCTCGCTGGGTATCGCCTGCGGCACCACCAAGCGTCCGCCCGAGGCGGTGCTGGAATTGGACGTGGACGGCGAGCGCCGCGCCACGACCGCCACCGGCGACGGCCCGGTCGATGCTGCCTTCAAGGCCATCAAGGAGCTGTTCCCCCACGAGGCGCGGCTGAAACTGTATCAGGTCCATGCCGTGACCCAGGGCACCGACGCCCAGGCCGAGGTCACGGTCCGCCTGGAGGATGAAGGCCACCAGTCCCACGGCTACGGGGCCGATACCGATACCTTGGTGGCTTCGGTGATGGCCTACCTGAACGCGCTGAACAAATTGCTGGTGCGGCGCGAGAAGACCGCGCCGGCCGCCCTGTCGGCGTGACGAATTGCTACGAATTTCGCGGGGCCGGGAATTTTCCCCGGCCCCGCAAGCTTCTTCTCGTGGCGCCGCGGATGTGTTAGAGATAGCATCACTTCGCAGTTACCGAGCCAGACCAGCACCGGCGGCGGTCACGGTCGCCATCGGCAGTGTTGACGTGTTTTTCGTTACGGGCTACTGAAGCGTCATGTTCTCCAGACTTTTCGGTTTCCTCTCGGCCGACATGGCCATCGACCTCGGCACCGCCAACACCCTTGTCTACGTCAAGGGCAAGGGTATCGTGCTGAACGAACCGTCCGTGGTCGCCATCGCCGAGAACAAGGGCAAGAAGCAGGTGTTGGCCGTGGGCGAGGAGGCCAAGCAGATGCTTGGCCGCACGCCGGGCAACATCCGCGCCATTCGACCGTTGCGCGACGGCGTGATCGCCGACTTCGAGGTGGCGGAGGAGATGATCAAGTACTTCATCCGCAAGGTCCACAACCGCAAGACCTTCGCCAGTCCGTTGGTGATCGTCTGCGTGCCTTCGGGCTCCACGGCGGTGGAAAGGCGCGCCATCCAGGAATCGGCCGAAAGCGCCGGTGCCCGCAAGGTCTTCCTGATCGAAGAACCCATGGCCGCCGCTATCGGCGCCGGCCTGCCGGTCACCGAACCCACCGGCTCCATGGTGGTCGACATCGGCGGCGGCACCACCGAGGTGGCGGTGCTCTCCCTGGGCGGTATCGTCTATTCGCGTAGCGTGCGCGTCGGTGGCGATATGATGGACGAGGCGATCATCGCCTACATCCGCCGCAACCATAACCTCCTGGTCGGCGAAAGCTCCGCCGCCCGCATCAAGGAAGAAATCGGCTCCGCCTGCCCGCCCGCCGACGGCGACGGCCGAACCATGGAAATCAAGGGTCGCGACCTGATGAATGGCGTGCCCAAGGAAATCGTCATCACCGAGCGGGAAATCGCCGAAGGCTTGGCCGAACCGGTCAGCGCCATCGTCGAGGCGGTCAAGGTCGCACTCGAACACACCGCCCCCGAACTGGCGGCCGATATCGTCGACAAGGGCATCGTGCTTACCGGCGGCGGGGGCCTGCTCAGCAATCTGGACCATGTGCTCCGGCACGCCACCGGACTGCCGGTGTCGATCGCCGACGATCCGTTGTCCTGCGTCGTCCTGGGCACCGGCCGGGCTCTGGAAGACATGAAGAGGCTGAAGCACGTCCTGTCGACCATGTATTGAGCGCGGTTCGCGGTTGCCTGGTTTGTGAAAATTATTTAGAATCAAGGTGATTTCGGCCCGGATGGGCTGAAGCGGCTGTTCGCTGGTGCGAGGGACGATGTGAAGGAACGCGCCCGGCCCATTTCGCGTATTGCCGCCCCCATCCGGGGCGCGGCTCAGCGATTCGCCTATCTGGGACTGGTGATGGCCGCCTTCG carries:
- a CDS encoding 2-isopropylmalate synthase, which codes for MTTAKDPNRIIIFDTTLRDGEQSPGASMNLDEKVAIAEVLESMGVDVIEAGFPIASEGDFEAVHAIASRIRKSTVCGLARATKGDIERCADAIRPAPRGRIHTFISTSPLHMKYKLQMEPDKVYERIIESVTLARQFTDDVEWSAEDGSRTDHDFLCRCVEAAIRSGARTINIPDTVGYAIPDEFGALIRMLFDRVPNIDQATISVHCHNDLGLAVANSLAAVSNGARQVECTINGLGERAGNAAMEEIIMALRTRHDRMPFVHGVDTTQIMRASKLVSNVTGFPVQPNKAIVGANAFAHESGIHQDGMLKHAQTYEIMTPESVGLNKSTLVLGKHSGRAAFKDKLKILGYELGDNALEDAFKRFKDLADKKKEVFDEDIVALVDDTVSRMYDRLRLISLGIACGTTKRPPEAVLELDVDGERRATTATGDGPVDAAFKAIKELFPHEARLKLYQVHAVTQGTDAQAEVTVRLEDEGHQSHGYGADTDTLVASVMAYLNALNKLLVRREKTAPAALSA
- a CDS encoding rod shape-determining protein, which encodes MFSRLFGFLSADMAIDLGTANTLVYVKGKGIVLNEPSVVAIAENKGKKQVLAVGEEAKQMLGRTPGNIRAIRPLRDGVIADFEVAEEMIKYFIRKVHNRKTFASPLVIVCVPSGSTAVERRAIQESAESAGARKVFLIEEPMAAAIGAGLPVTEPTGSMVVDIGGGTTEVAVLSLGGIVYSRSVRVGGDMMDEAIIAYIRRNHNLLVGESSAARIKEEIGSACPPADGDGRTMEIKGRDLMNGVPKEIVITEREIAEGLAEPVSAIVEAVKVALEHTAPELAADIVDKGIVLTGGGGLLSNLDHVLRHATGLPVSIADDPLSCVVLGTGRALEDMKRLKHVLSTMY